The following coding sequences are from one Paenibacillus tundrae window:
- a CDS encoding F0F1 ATP synthase subunit epsilon produces MSTFLLEIVTPERLVYSEQVNSISARGVEGELGILPGHIPMVTPLQIAPILIKNGKETKQVAIGGGFIEVRKDKVVVLAESAEFPENIDVDRARAAKERAERRLASQSNQDHFDHRRAEIALQKAVNRINVFGK; encoded by the coding sequence TTGAGCACCTTTTTGTTGGAGATTGTAACCCCTGAGCGCCTGGTCTACTCCGAACAGGTTAATAGTATCAGCGCTCGTGGTGTTGAAGGGGAACTGGGTATTTTGCCAGGGCATATCCCTATGGTCACACCTTTGCAAATCGCACCAATCTTGATCAAAAACGGAAAAGAGACGAAACAAGTCGCTATTGGCGGCGGTTTTATCGAAGTCCGTAAAGACAAGGTGGTTGTACTTGCAGAGAGTGCCGAGTTTCCGGAAAATATCGATGTGGATCGTGCGCGTGCGGCCAAAGAGCGGGCAGAACGCCGGCTTGCTAGCCAAAGCAACCAGGATCACTTTGATCACCGTCGTGCAGAGATTGCTCTGCAAAAAGCGGTTAACCGGATTAACGTATTCGGCAAATAA
- a CDS encoding IS3 family transposase, producing the protein MENHRSLFSLEKMCTLLHVSRSGYYKWRMDRTSKQQHRRTEIMKRIRFHFYDHQKRCGSPKITYALHLEGYRISSRTVSIYMRQMNLRSVHTPRYRVQTTDSNHHHPIAPNTLNQQFQTSKPNTVWVTDITYIPCRGGRLYLASVLDLCTREIVGWRLYNHMETSLVLGALNDAYRAKRPAPGLLHHSDRGSQYTSKEYVEQLKSYGMELSMSRRGNCYDNACIESWHSILKKELIHCNPRFKNPEEAYNTIYQYIEFYYNRKRMHGALGYLSPARFAKKFTDKSVA; encoded by the coding sequence CTGGAAAACCATCGCTCCCTGTTTTCTTTGGAGAAGATGTGCACTCTGTTACACGTGTCACGGAGCGGATATTACAAGTGGCGGATGGATCGAACAAGTAAACAGCAGCACCGGAGAACTGAGATCATGAAGCGTATTCGATTTCATTTCTACGACCACCAGAAGCGGTGTGGAAGTCCGAAAATTACGTATGCGCTCCATCTGGAAGGATACAGAATCTCTTCCCGTACCGTCAGTATATACATGCGTCAAATGAATCTTCGTTCCGTGCACACTCCTCGGTATCGTGTCCAAACGACGGATTCTAACCATCATCATCCCATTGCACCAAATACGCTGAACCAGCAATTTCAAACGTCCAAACCGAACACCGTATGGGTCACCGATATCACCTACATTCCCTGCCGAGGAGGCCGGTTATATCTCGCCAGTGTTCTGGATTTATGTACGCGTGAAATTGTAGGCTGGCGTCTGTACAACCATATGGAAACGAGTCTGGTGCTAGGTGCATTGAATGATGCTTACCGGGCCAAACGCCCCGCTCCAGGACTGCTACATCACTCGGATCGTGGCTCGCAGTACACGTCAAAAGAATACGTGGAGCAACTGAAATCGTATGGTATGGAGCTCAGTATGAGCCGCCGAGGAAACTGTTACGATAACGCATGTATCGAGTCTTGGCACAGTATTTTGAAGAAAGAACTCATTCACTGTAACCCTCGTTTTAAGAATCCAGAAGAGGCTTATAACACCATTTACCAGTACATTGAGTTCTATTACAACCGCAAGCGAATGCATGGTGCGCTAGGTTATCTTTCCCCTGCTCGTTTTGCGAAGAAATTTACGGACAAATCCGTCGCGTAA
- the murA gene encoding UDP-N-acetylglucosamine 1-carboxyvinyltransferase: protein MSKFIVRGGKRLTGSVKVSGAKNSVLPIIAASLLGEEGQSVIIDAPPLDDVMTINKVLESLGAGVTYRDEVITVNAEKLTSCEAPYEWVSKMRASFLVMGPLLTRMGHTRISLPGGCAIGTRPIDQHLKGFEAMGAEISLGQGYIEARSQGRLRGAKIYLDVASVGATQNIMMAATLAEGVTVLENAAKEPEIVDLANFLNGMGAKVRGAGTGVIRIEGVEKLSGVRHTVIPDRVEAGTYMAAAAISGGDVYIEGAISDHLGSVIAKMEEMGVTIQPDENGVRVIADRPLKAVDVKTLPYPGFPTDMQSQMMALLLASEGTSVVTETVFENRFMHVDEFQLMNAEIKVEGRSSIITGNAKLKGAKVTATDLRAGAALIIAGLVAEGTTEVGGVHHIDRGYVHLAEKLNGLGADIYRISVEEPKLDAAKASNDKVEEEVPLFKVQPTLA from the coding sequence ATGAGCAAATTTATCGTCCGCGGTGGCAAAAGGTTGACCGGAAGTGTCAAAGTTAGCGGCGCTAAAAATTCTGTTCTTCCGATCATCGCTGCCTCTCTCTTAGGGGAAGAAGGACAAAGCGTTATTATTGACGCACCTCCTCTAGACGATGTGATGACGATTAACAAGGTGTTGGAATCGCTGGGAGCGGGTGTTACATACCGGGACGAAGTGATTACCGTAAATGCGGAAAAACTTACTTCCTGTGAAGCTCCATATGAGTGGGTAAGTAAAATGCGGGCGTCATTTTTGGTGATGGGACCTCTACTTACACGTATGGGTCACACGAGAATTTCGCTTCCTGGTGGATGTGCCATCGGTACACGACCTATTGATCAACATCTGAAAGGCTTTGAAGCCATGGGTGCGGAGATCAGTTTGGGTCAAGGTTATATAGAAGCACGCAGTCAAGGTCGACTACGTGGTGCTAAAATTTATCTAGATGTGGCATCAGTGGGTGCTACTCAAAATATTATGATGGCTGCAACATTGGCTGAAGGCGTAACTGTTCTGGAGAACGCCGCTAAAGAGCCAGAAATCGTGGATCTTGCTAACTTCCTGAATGGAATGGGAGCCAAAGTACGCGGTGCTGGAACTGGTGTAATTCGGATCGAGGGTGTGGAGAAGCTTTCTGGTGTTAGACACACCGTTATTCCGGATCGAGTTGAAGCAGGAACCTATATGGCTGCTGCTGCAATCTCCGGTGGTGACGTCTACATTGAAGGTGCAATCTCTGACCACTTGGGATCGGTTATTGCGAAGATGGAAGAGATGGGTGTAACGATTCAGCCTGACGAGAACGGAGTTCGAGTTATCGCAGATCGTCCACTCAAGGCGGTAGATGTGAAAACATTACCATACCCTGGCTTCCCGACGGATATGCAATCTCAGATGATGGCACTATTGCTGGCTTCCGAAGGAACTAGCGTAGTAACAGAGACGGTATTTGAGAACCGCTTCATGCATGTGGATGAATTCCAACTGATGAATGCGGAGATCAAAGTAGAAGGTCGTTCTTCTATTATTACCGGTAACGCCAAACTGAAGGGTGCTAAAGTAACAGCTACCGATTTGCGTGCGGGTGCCGCACTTATCATCGCGGGTCTTGTTGCTGAAGGTACTACAGAAGTGGGCGGTGTTCATCACATCGATCGTGGTTACGTTCATTTGGCTGAGAAGCTGAATGGTCTTGGAGCCGATATTTATCGGATTTCCGTTGAAGAGCCTAAGCTCGATGCAGCGAAAGCTTCCAATGATAAGGTTGAAGAAGAAGTGCCATTGTTCAAGGTACAACCAACTTTGGCTTAA
- the atpD gene encoding F0F1 ATP synthase subunit beta, translating to MNKGRVVSIMGPVVDVEFDRGGLPEILNAITITTVSESGVSVSLTLEASKHLGDNRVRCIAMSSTDGLVRGMEAVDTGAPISVPVGEATLGRVFNVLGEAIDTGGTVAAEHKNPIHRSAPAFDELTTQAEMLETGIKVIDLLAPYAKGGKIGLFGGAGVGKTVTIQELINNIAQEHGGISVFAGVGERTREGNDLYHEMSDSGVINKTAMVFGQMNEPPGARLRVALTGLTMAEYFRDEEGRDVLLFIDNIFRFTQAGSEVSALLGRMPSAVGYQPTLATEMGQLQERITSTKKGSVTSIQAIYVPADDYTDPAPATTFAHLDATTNLERKISEMGIYPAVDPLASSSRILAPEVVGEEHYSVAQGVKRILARYNELQDIIAILGMDELSEEDRALVYRARKIQRFLSQPFHVAEAFNGIPGKYVPVKETVRSFKEILEGKHDDLPEAAFLFVGTIEEAVEKAKTLV from the coding sequence GGCGTAAGTGTAAGCCTTACACTCGAAGCTTCGAAACATCTGGGTGACAACCGGGTACGTTGTATCGCGATGTCCTCTACGGACGGTCTCGTTCGTGGTATGGAAGCAGTAGATACTGGAGCTCCAATCTCTGTACCAGTCGGAGAAGCGACACTGGGTCGTGTATTTAACGTACTCGGCGAAGCAATCGATACTGGTGGTACAGTAGCTGCTGAACACAAGAACCCGATTCACCGTTCAGCTCCTGCATTTGATGAACTGACTACCCAAGCAGAGATGCTGGAGACAGGAATCAAAGTTATCGACTTGCTCGCGCCTTATGCGAAAGGTGGTAAAATCGGTCTCTTCGGTGGTGCCGGTGTAGGTAAAACGGTAACGATCCAAGAGCTGATCAACAACATCGCACAAGAGCACGGCGGTATCTCCGTATTTGCCGGTGTTGGTGAGCGTACACGTGAAGGTAACGACTTGTATCACGAGATGAGTGATTCCGGCGTTATTAACAAAACAGCAATGGTCTTCGGACAAATGAACGAGCCTCCAGGCGCACGTCTTCGTGTAGCCCTCACAGGTCTGACGATGGCGGAATATTTCCGTGATGAAGAAGGCCGTGACGTGTTGCTCTTTATCGATAATATCTTCCGTTTCACTCAAGCGGGTTCAGAAGTATCTGCCTTGCTTGGACGTATGCCATCCGCGGTAGGTTACCAGCCTACGCTGGCTACAGAAATGGGTCAATTGCAAGAGCGTATCACTTCTACCAAAAAAGGATCGGTTACATCCATCCAGGCGATCTACGTACCTGCGGATGACTATACTGACCCGGCTCCTGCAACAACGTTTGCTCACTTGGACGCAACAACGAACTTGGAGCGTAAAATCTCCGAGATGGGTATCTACCCTGCGGTAGATCCACTTGCATCCAGCTCACGGATCTTGGCACCAGAGGTTGTAGGTGAAGAACACTACAGCGTTGCTCAAGGCGTTAAGCGTATCTTGGCTCGTTACAACGAGCTGCAAGATATCATTGCAATCTTGGGTATGGACGAGCTCAGCGAGGAAGATAGAGCGCTTGTTTATCGTGCGCGTAAAATTCAACGTTTCTTGTCCCAGCCATTCCACGTTGCTGAAGCATTTAACGGTATTCCGGGTAAATACGTTCCGGTTAAAGAAACGGTGCGCAGCTTTAAAGAAATTCTCGAAGGCAAGCATGACGATCTTCCGGAAGCAGCATTCCTCTTCGTTGGTACAATTGAAGAGGCAGTGGAGAAAGCCAAAACACTGGTATAA
- the spoIID gene encoding stage II sporulation protein D yields MKEARVQVKVPLVPRPGTTDSEEPTSNSTMEKDKLASVTPIRLASVGSAITSAPRKARVDTSEDATTGQMHVPVIELDHFRPVKRRRMRTFARGHRWGRRKPPRWQPVAAATTLLTLALLIPVILVWPRADDSVKSVPASPTANSTSTPAPTPAVPVTYPEPNVRVYLSATGTTVELPLEKYVSGVVAAEMPAEFRLEALKAQAIAARTFIVRRLAANDTSGVPSGDADVTDTVSHQVFIPPDQAKAEWTRLGKAEDWEKLEQAIRESRDAVMTYQGKAITASFFSTSNGYTENAEDVWGNVVPYLKSVDSPWDKKIAPRFEETVTMKRSEVLQKLNLSASAIPVSAQKGSAWMEVLSTTKGHRIKEMQIAGQTFSGSEVRNLLGLRSSQFSWKSDGDKIEFTTYGYGHGVGMSQWGANGMAQEGHTATQILKHYYTGISFGQASKMLASK; encoded by the coding sequence ATGAAAGAAGCGCGTGTTCAGGTTAAGGTACCTCTTGTTCCTCGCCCTGGTACTACAGATTCAGAGGAGCCAACGTCTAATTCAACGATGGAAAAAGACAAGCTAGCCTCGGTGACACCTATTCGGTTAGCATCAGTAGGCTCAGCGATTACATCTGCCCCACGCAAAGCGAGGGTAGACACATCAGAAGATGCAACAACAGGCCAGATGCACGTGCCTGTTATTGAACTGGATCATTTCCGCCCTGTAAAGCGGCGGCGAATGCGGACATTTGCACGTGGGCATCGCTGGGGCAGACGCAAACCTCCACGCTGGCAACCTGTTGCAGCAGCAACTACACTACTCACGCTCGCCTTGCTAATCCCTGTAATTCTGGTCTGGCCGCGAGCAGATGACTCAGTAAAGTCGGTTCCAGCCTCACCTACCGCCAATAGTACATCTACTCCAGCACCTACTCCTGCTGTACCTGTGACGTACCCAGAGCCCAATGTACGGGTATATCTGTCGGCAACAGGTACAACGGTGGAGCTTCCGCTAGAGAAGTACGTGTCTGGTGTGGTCGCAGCTGAGATGCCAGCGGAGTTCAGACTGGAAGCGTTGAAGGCTCAAGCAATTGCAGCTCGCACGTTTATCGTCAGAAGATTGGCGGCGAATGATACAAGTGGCGTGCCCTCGGGTGATGCAGACGTTACCGATACGGTAAGTCACCAAGTATTTATCCCACCAGATCAAGCAAAGGCCGAATGGACGCGGCTCGGCAAAGCGGAAGATTGGGAGAAGCTAGAGCAAGCCATTCGTGAGAGCCGCGATGCGGTCATGACATATCAGGGTAAAGCGATCACGGCTTCCTTTTTTTCAACCAGTAATGGGTATACCGAAAATGCAGAAGACGTATGGGGCAATGTTGTGCCTTATCTCAAAAGTGTAGACAGCCCGTGGGACAAGAAGATCGCCCCGAGATTTGAGGAGACTGTTACGATGAAGCGTAGTGAAGTGTTGCAAAAGTTAAATCTGAGCGCCAGTGCAATACCCGTGTCAGCTCAAAAGGGAAGTGCCTGGATGGAAGTGCTGTCTACAACGAAGGGACACCGAATTAAAGAAATGCAGATTGCCGGTCAGACGTTCAGCGGCTCTGAGGTTAGGAATTTACTTGGACTGAGATCGAGTCAATTCAGCTGGAAGAGTGACGGAGACAAGATCGAGTTCACAACCTATGGATACGGTCACGGTGTAGGCATGAGCCAGTGGGGAGCCAATGGCATGGCGCAAGAGGGGCACACGGCAACGCAAATCCTCAAACATTACTATACCGGCATATCCTTCGGACAGGCATCCAAGATGCTGGCATCGAAGTAG
- a CDS encoding DUF1146 family protein yields the protein MDTDLTNQVNQALSTNGLVSIIVSLMCIAVSWWALQNLKLDLIIRQPRGAQGRLLHLLLAIILGHAVSGFVIDYLSWTQMLRHLF from the coding sequence ATGGATACTGATCTGACGAATCAGGTAAACCAGGCTCTAAGTACAAATGGTCTTGTTTCGATTATCGTCTCGCTTATGTGCATAGCGGTGTCTTGGTGGGCTCTGCAGAACCTGAAGCTTGATCTTATAATCAGACAGCCTAGAGGAGCTCAGGGAAGATTGCTACACTTATTGCTTGCCATCATTCTGGGTCATGCCGTTTCAGGTTTCGTTATCGATTACCTGTCATGGACACAAATGTTGCGTCATTTGTTTTAA
- a CDS encoding transposase: MGEQRQRYNEEFKKQTVKFIQEQTKTLGDLAEELNIPKSTLHQWMGKYRELKHEPVASVDRVKELEAELKEMRRLLQEKEHTLADTQEELAIVKKAVHIFSKPKS; encoded by the coding sequence ATGGGAGAACAGCGGCAACGATACAATGAAGAATTTAAGAAACAAACGGTAAAATTTATCCAAGAACAGACCAAGACACTCGGAGACTTGGCAGAAGAACTCAACATTCCAAAAAGTACATTACACCAGTGGATGGGCAAGTATCGCGAACTTAAACATGAGCCCGTAGCTAGCGTAGATCGAGTGAAAGAACTGGAAGCAGAGCTTAAAGAAATGCGCCGGTTACTTCAAGAGAAAGAGCATACGCTTGCGGACACGCAAGAGGAACTGGCTATTGTAAAAAAAGCAGTGCACATCTTCAGCAAACCAAAGAGCTAA